The DNA sequence AATAATTAAAAAAATGTTCGTTTAAAAATTAAATTTTTCCTAAACATGCTCGAACGAACTTGAGCAAGCAACCGCTGGTTACACTAGTTAAATATGGACCTGTAAAAAATCAATTATGCAGAACTGGATGCAACAATTCAATAACTCTTTCAATAATTTAAGTGAAAAACTTCAAGGCTGGATCAACAATATCATTGTCGCTGTGCCTAACCTTATTCTGGCTGCTGTAGTACTGGCTATTGGCATATTTCTCGCGCGCTACGTAAACAAATATGTGCAAAAAATCATCCGTCGTTTTTCTCACCATCGCTCCGTCAACAGCTTAATTTCGAGCATCGTCACCACTATTTTTGTCTTAATGGTCATCATGGTAGTGTTGAGTATTTTACAATTAGACACCGCGCTTCAATCCTTGCTAGCGGGTGCAGGAGTGGTAGGACTCGCCATCGGCTTGGCTTTACAAGACCCCATTGTCAATCTGTTTTCCGGAATCATGATGTCCACAAAAAGTTCATTTAATCTGGGCGACTTGGTAGAAAGCAACGATTTTTTTGGAACCATCAAAAACATCAACCTACGTTCAACGGTCATCGAAACCCTTCAGGGGCAAGAAGTGGTCATCCCTAATAAAATCACCTACCAAAATCCTTTCAAAAATTACAGCACCAACAATCGGCGTCGCATAGATCTAAGCTGTGGCGTGTCCTATGGAGATGACCTGGAAAAAGTCCGTAGTCTTGCTATTAAGACCATCGAGCAGACCGTTGCCATTAAGGAAAACACCGAAGTAGAGCTCTTCTTCAACGAATTTGGTAGTAGTTCTATCAATTTCACCCTAAGGTTTTGGATCAATGACTATCGGCAAAAAGCCTATTTGCAGGCCCAAAGCAATGCCATTATTGCCATCAAGAAAGCCTTTGATGAAAATGATATCATGATTCCATTCCCCATCAGAACCCTGGATTTTGGAATCAAGGGTGGCGAAAAACTGGCTGAAGCATTCCCACAAAACTTACTAGCAAGTACCAACAAGACACCTGCTAGGGAAGTGATCCATCCACAAAATTCATAGCTTTCAACAGCTAGTGAACAAATCGCCTTAAAAATGGAGTTTAAGGGTAAATAACCACCCATTCATGAATCAATCCACTTTTAGCATCCTGCGTTTCGCAGCTTTTTTGCTTAGCATTATCCTCTTTGGCTATCTGCTTATCATTGGAAAGTCGATCATTGTACCCTTAATCTTCGCTAGTTTCCTAGCCTTCCTGCTCAAGCCACTCGCTATGTGGTTTGAAAAGCACTTGGGCAATCGTATGTGGTCTGCTATTTTGAGCATTTTCTCCATGATTTCGGTGGTGTTTGTGGTGATTCTCGCTTTTGGTATGCAGTTAGGTCAAATCATTGGAGATTTTGACAGTATCAGTAAAAAGCTAAACCAAGGCCTACAACAAGGCTTTCGACTAGTGGGCAACTTGATGGGTATGCGCGGAGACCAAGTGGAAAACTGGCTTACTGAAAATCTTTCCAGTTGGGCCGACGTCCCTACCCAAATTCTCACCTCCGGCTTAGGCTCCTCCGCTTATGTACTGGGCTCTGTTTTATTATGCTTGCTTTTTGTTTTTTTCCTCTTGCTCTATCGAACTTCGTTTTATCAGTTTCTCCTTTACCAGTTCGACGAAGAAGATCGCAAAAAAGGTGGTTTGATGATGCGTAAAGTGGTGAAAATCACCAAAGAGTATCTCAATGGACTACTACTGGTGATTGTTATTTTAGCGAGTCTCAATTCTTTGGGCTTATACCTCATTGGTATTAAGTTGGCCTTGTTTTGGGGAGTGTTGGGTGCTTTTTTAGCGATCATTCCCTTTATCGGTACTACGTTAGGAGGCTTATTACCAGCGATCTACGCCTTGGCCAATTACGGATTAAGTTGGCAACCCTTGGCCGTTGTTATTTTCTACATCATCGTGCAAAGCATCGAAGGAAATATTATCACCCCCAAGATTGTGGGTAAAAGTGTACGCCTTAACCCATTCGTGGCTATTCTCGCCTTATTGATTGGTGGCGCATTGTGGGGAATTGCAGGAATGATTCTGGCACTCCCAATGATGGCTGTCATAAAAATATTCATGGCCAATGTAGAACTCCTTGAACCCGTAAGTGAACTTTTCCGGGATGACCTGTACCAAAGAGAGCATATTTTTCAAGAGAAATACGATGAAGATCGTTACCGCATCTTAAATTATTTCCGTCGAGAAAAATAATTTCAATTGACAACGAACATCTGTCTAAAAAACCAGGTTACAGAAGTATAAAGTAACATTAACTGTCTCGATTGACAGCAACTAAAATTAAATAAAACATGTCAGACCAAAAAAATCAAAACTGGAAACTAGGATTCGGATTACTAGCAGGTGCACTAGCCGGATACTGGCTCAATTCTAATCAAGGCCGTCGGGTACGCAAAGAGATGCAAACCTCAGCCATAGAATATACCAATCAAGCCACCGAATACATCAAAACACAAGCTGATAGCCTAAGTTCAACGGCAAGTGAGTATTTTGACCAAAGTAAAGAAGCCGTTCAGCAAGCTGCACAAACCGTGAAAAACAAGTTCACTAGTAATGTAGATGACTTGGCCGACCAAGCAGAAGAGGCTGTAGAACAGACAGAAACAAAACTGAAGCGCGGTATCTCTGCCGCCCGCAAAAATGTAAAAAATTCAGCGGAAGCTATTGCATAAATAGTGCATGCTAAAAATATATTTGAAGCTTCTAGAAGATTTTTCTTCTAGAAGCTTTTTTATTGCAAACATCAGGTCTTCAATTCTTGTTTAAAAATAAAACACAAATAAGAATGTTAGATCAACAAAAATTAAATCAATTGGCTGCCGTAAGCAGTCCGAATAGTATTTCGTTTTATTTACCTACCCATCGTGTAGATGGTATTCAGGAAGATAAAATTCGCTATAAGAACAGTATTAGTGAAGTAAAATCAGTACTGGCTGAGAGAGATTTTAGTGATCAAGAAATCAATAAAATCATGAAGGAAGCTGAGGCTAAGCTGAAAGAAGAAAAATTCTGGCGCCATTTATCCGATGCCTTAGCGGTATTTATTTACGATGGTAATACCAGTTTTCATACCCTCCCGATTGAAGTTGAAAGCTTTCATTTCATTGGTGATCAACTCTACCTTTTACCCTTGCTCCCATTGGTCAACAACAATCACAAGTTTTACACCTTGGCCTTGAGCCAAAATC is a window from the Lewinella sp. LCG006 genome containing:
- a CDS encoding mechanosensitive ion channel family protein is translated as MQNWMQQFNNSFNNLSEKLQGWINNIIVAVPNLILAAVVLAIGIFLARYVNKYVQKIIRRFSHHRSVNSLISSIVTTIFVLMVIMVVLSILQLDTALQSLLAGAGVVGLAIGLALQDPIVNLFSGIMMSTKSSFNLGDLVESNDFFGTIKNINLRSTVIETLQGQEVVIPNKITYQNPFKNYSTNNRRRIDLSCGVSYGDDLEKVRSLAIKTIEQTVAIKENTEVELFFNEFGSSSINFTLRFWINDYRQKAYLQAQSNAIIAIKKAFDENDIMIPFPIRTLDFGIKGGEKLAEAFPQNLLASTNKTPAREVIHPQNS
- a CDS encoding AI-2E family transporter encodes the protein MNQSTFSILRFAAFLLSIILFGYLLIIGKSIIVPLIFASFLAFLLKPLAMWFEKHLGNRMWSAILSIFSMISVVFVVILAFGMQLGQIIGDFDSISKKLNQGLQQGFRLVGNLMGMRGDQVENWLTENLSSWADVPTQILTSGLGSSAYVLGSVLLCLLFVFFLLLYRTSFYQFLLYQFDEEDRKKGGLMMRKVVKITKEYLNGLLLVIVILASLNSLGLYLIGIKLALFWGVLGAFLAIIPFIGTTLGGLLPAIYALANYGLSWQPLAVVIFYIIVQSIEGNIITPKIVGKSVRLNPFVAILALLIGGALWGIAGMILALPMMAVIKIFMANVELLEPVSELFRDDLYQREHIFQEKYDEDRYRILNYFRREK